The following proteins are co-located in the Pan troglodytes isolate AG18354 chromosome 5, NHGRI_mPanTro3-v2.0_pri, whole genome shotgun sequence genome:
- the LOC134810254 gene encoding cbp/p300-interacting transactivator 4-like, protein MDVSCTEVAACGVRPGLSGEGTAAPTRAVGHLRGPRDPQRFPAPPPPSPPSAACWAPRPPPPVRTPAVPTCAGEGRGLQRADSRPRPLELAPDCAASPLRSCHSVRFENFSGKVNARRVLPVCLGVHPALAVLSA, encoded by the coding sequence ATGGACGTCAGCTGCACGGAGGTGGCCGCCTGCGGCGTCCGTCCAGGCCTCAGCGGTGAAGGGACAGCCGCGCCCACTCGCGCCGTCGGTCACCTGCGGGGCCCCCGCGACCCCCAGCGGTTCCCAGCCCCGCCGCCCCCATCCCCGCCGTCAGCCGCCTGCTGGGCTCCGCGCCCACCCCCCCCAGTTCGCACCCCCGCGGTCCCCACCTGCGCCGGTGAGGGTCGTGGGCTGCAGAGGGCTGACTCCAGGCCCCGCCCGCTGGAGCTGGCCCCCGACTGCGCCGCTTCGCCCTTGCGCAGTTGCCACTCCGTGAGATTTGAGAATTTCTCCGGAAAAGTGAACGCGAGGCGGGTTTTACCTGTCTGCCTAGGCGTGCATCCCGCTCTGGCTGTCCTGAGCGCTTAA